The sequence AGCAATGTAACGTCTTGCAATTACTTTACTTAATGATATGTACCACAAAATTAATTTTTTTAAGTTTAAAAAGCTAATTCCTATAGCATTAATATTCTTGGTGGCAAACCAGGTTCATGCTGAAGGTCTTACAACGAGCCATCCTGTATTTTCACAAGTGAACGAAACGATCACGGGTGTAGTTCAGGATCAGGAGGGAGCTTCTGTTGAGGGAGCGAAAATCACGGTTGTAGAAACTGGAGAAACCGCTACCAGCGATGCTTTGGGGAATTTCAGTATTTCTGCCAGTATGGGTCAGACATTGTCCATTTCTTATGACGGATATGCGACGCAGCTGGTGAAAATTTCAAGCACTTCTATTTCTGTAAAATTAAAGGCTAAAAAAGATGCAACTTCTATTGAGGAGGTTACTTTAGTAGGTTACGGATCTCAGAAAAAATCTGATTTAACGGGAGCGGTAAGCCAATTGAAGGCAGAAAATTTCAAAGAAGGGATGAATATCTCTGTTGATAATCTGATGCAGGGGAAAATCGCCGGTGTCCGCATTGTTCAGTCAAGCGGTGAACCGGGAGCGGGTGTGAATGTATCCATCAGAGGAATCGGGTCGATCAGAAGCGGAAGTACTCCGTTATTCGTTGTAGACGGTGTTCCTTTGAGCAATGATGCTGTCAGCGCTCAATCTCCGAATGTTGGTTTAGGAAATACATCAGCAAAAAACCCATTAAACTTTTTAAATACGAGTGACATCGAATCAATCACTGTATTAAAAGATGCTTCCGCAGCTGCCATCTATGGTGCGAGAGGTTCAAACGGGGTAGTTTTGGTGACGACAAAAAGAGGAAAGAAAGGAGAGCCGATGTTTACGTATGATACATACTTAGGTTTTTCTTCTGTGATTAAAAAATTAGATTTATTAACGGCTGATGAATACAGATCAGCGGGAATAAATAAAGCTTACGACCACGGTGGAAATACAGACTGGCAGGATGAAATTTACAGAAGTGCAGTGTCATCAAACCACTCGGTTTCATTCTCAAAATCTACAGATACCGGAAATTATTTTGCATCGATCTCCCACATGGATCAGGACGGAATTGTGCTGAACAGTGGTTTTAAAAGAACGACAGCCCGTTTAAATGCAGAAGAATCCTTCTTTGATAATAAAAGATTAAAGGTTAAACTAAATCTTACGGCGAGTGACATCAAAGAAACAGGAATTCCGAATGGTGGAAACGCAGGATCTGACGGACAGGTAATCATCCACGCTTTGATGGCGAATCCTACACGTTCTGTGTATGATGAAAATGGAAATTATACCAATTTCAACATGAATGCTCACTACAATCCCTTGTATTTATTGAGTGTTTATAATGATAAAACCAATACCTTCAGAGTATTAGGGAATACAGAAGCTACTTTGAGAATCTTACCGGGACTAAATTATAAATTCAATTTAGGGATCGATAAAACAATGTCGGAAAGGAATACAACGATGTATCCGAACGTTACCGACAGGACGCCAAAAGGAATGTATGTTCAGGCAAATCTGGATTCTTATAATGTGCTTTTGGAACATTATTTAACGTATGATTTTAATTTAAACAGACATAATTTCAATGTATTAGGAGGTTTTTCCTACCAGAAATTCAAATCTACGGGAACTTATTTTGGGTTAAAAGATATCGCAGCTCAAGGTGCAGTTGCTCCGGAACTTAACCCGGGATATTCAGGAACGGCATTTGTTCCGGGAGCTGGCTATGCTCAGGAAAATGAATTACAGTCGTATTTCGGAAGAGTCAATTACAACTTTGATAAAAAATATTTATTAACAGCTTCATTAAGAGCGGACGGTTCCACACGTTTTGGAAAGAACAACAAATACGGATATTTCCCTTCTGTTGCAGTGGGCTGGACAATTTCTAATGAAAATTTCCTGAAAGACTCTCAATTCGTTAATGAATTAAAATTAAGAGGAAGCTGGGGACAAACAGGTAATCAGGAAGTTCCGAACAAAATTACGCAGGCAAGTTCTTCATTGACGCAGGCTGCGGGATATTATTTATATGATAATTTGAACCTGATCAACGGAGTTTCGATCAACAGAACCGTAAATCCTGATCTGAAATGGGAAGTTGTGGAGCAAACCAATATTGGAGCAGATTTTAGTTTATTTAAAAACAAATTGTACGGATCATTGGAATATTATCACAAGACAACAAAAGATCCGATCTTGAATATTCCTTCAACCCCTCTAAGCCCTACAAGTACAGTTTGGAGAAATGTTGATGCGAAGATTATAAATAAAGGTTTTGAATTCTCTTTAGGTTCAGAAATTATTAAAAATGAAAATTTCACCTGGAATTTTGATGTAAACGGAGCAACCGTAAACAACGTGGTGAAAGATCTTCCTGTTTCCGCAATTTATTCGGGAGAAGTTTCAGGACCGGGGCTTTCCGGAGTTACGGCGAATATTTACAGAAACGGTTATGAAGCCGGATCTTTTTATATGTACAATTATTTGGGAGTTGATGCCAACGGAAAATACATCTATGAAGATCTGAACGGAGACGGAAAAATCGATCAGAATGACAGAAAGATTTTTGAAGGTGCTATTCCCAACTTCACTTTCGGGATCAATTCTTACATGAAATACAAAAAGTTTGATTTCTCATTCTCTTTCATCGGACAAACGGGAGGGTATTTGGTTAACAATACGGCATTGGATTTAAATATCAACAACTTAGCGTCAGACAGAAACGTTTTGAAAAACTTCTATGATTCTGGGGCAAGCTTTACAAATCAGCCACAGTTATCTTCTTTATATCTTGAAAAATCTGATTTTCTTCGTCTGAATAATGTAAGATTAGGATATACTTTCGATATCAATCAATTGAAATTCCTGAGAAGCATCAATCTTTATGTAAGTGCACAGAATTTATTCACCATTACCAGCTATACGGGTTACGATCCGCTTGTTGATACCAACAAACAGGTGGGAGGAAACCAGTCTTTGGGAATTGATTATACGACGTATCCGTCTGCGAAAACTTTCATTTTGGGAGCAACTGTTAAATTTTAATTTAAGTTAAAAGAAATCATGAAATCTAAATTTTTAATTATTAATAAAATCGTTTTATCCTTTGCTGTACTGGCTTTAGTCGGATGTACAAATCTGGATGAAAAAGTAATCGATGAGGTACTGGGATCCGAAACGGGAGATCCGGAAGGTGCATTGGCTGCGGCTTACAGCCAACTTGGTGAAGGAACTTTTGTAGATCATGGAAGTGTTTTTGCTTTGCAGGAATATTCTACCGACGAAGCGATCCTGCCAACAAGAGGAAGCGACTGGGGAGATGGTGGAAAATGGAGAGCAATGCACGAATTTACGTGGGATTCTAATAGTGATGTCGTAAAAACAACGTGGAATCAGCTGAATTTTGGAATTACAAGATCTTTAAATGCTATCGCAAGTATTGAGAAAAGCAACATCAACAATAAAGCTCTATTTTTAGCCGAAGCAAAAGGTTTATTAGCCTATTACACATACACAACAATCGACCTTTTCGGGCAGGCTCCTTACAGAGATCCATCTAATATTAATGCTCCGATACAAATTAGAAAAGCTGAAACTACAATTGATGATCTTATCAAAGAAGTGGAAGGGCTTATCCCGAATCTGGCTGATATTAAGACTCAGAACACCCATGCGGGAAGATTTACAAAACAGGCTGCCTATGCATTTTTGGCAGATATGTACCTGAACAGAGCTGTCTTGAAGAATAAAACGGCAAGTGATTTCAACTTTTTAGAACAGGCTGTAAATGGAGGAGGAACAGATATGGATAAAGTAATTGAATATTCTAATTTATTGATTAATAATCCAAACTTCAATTTAGAATCTAATTATTTCCACAATTTTGATATCAATAACGATACAAGTAAGGAAATGATCTTTACGATTGTTCAGAAGAAAATTGCGAGCTCCGATAAAGGTTCAGATAACGATTTGGCGTATATGTCTATGGAAAGAATTCAGAAACCTTCTCCGGACAACAGAGGTACAAATGCCAATTGTGTCACTCCGGAATTCTATTATTCATGGAACGGAAATCATGATGATCCCCGTTTCCAAAGAACATATCAGTATGAAGACGGAACATGGTTCAGAAATGACGGAACAGATGTAAGTGTACCGTCAACTAGTAAAGTGGAGGGCACAGGAAAACCTTGGTTCCATTTCAACAGAGGATTGCAGGTTGGCCAGCAATACGGTCCTAAAATTCTTGCCAACGGAAATTTTGATATGACTGCAGACGGAAGAATTAAAGTGTATAAATTATTCACAGAAAAAAATACAACACTTGCAGCAGATTTCACTCCTGAACTAAATTTCGATAATCCTTCGGAAGCAGTATTTACACAGGCTCAGATCAACAGAGGAGTCAGAAACTTCAAGTTCGAATTCGACCCGGGCTACGGAAACAACGGAACCAGTGGAATGGATGTTCCTTTGTACAGACTGGGAACAATTTACATGATGAGGGCGGAAGCATATTTCAGAAGCGGAAATGTAAGTGCAGCTTTAACGGATGTAAATAAATTAAGAACAAGCAGAACGAATGATGCTTTAAAAGGCAATGCTCCCGGTGTTGCGCTTGCTTCTCTGGATGCAAATGCATTATTCAGAGAATCCGGATTTGAATTGTACTGGGAAATGTACAGAAGAAAAGCGATGATCAGATTCAAAAAGTTTGATCTTCCGGGAACTGCAAAACCGGCTTCCCAACCTTACAGAAGAATTTTCCCGATTCCTCAGGCAACGCTTGATGCATCGAAAGACTTCTCACAAAATCCAGGATATTAGTTTCTTCATATCAAAAAAAACAATTATTTTGCGTAAACAGGAAAGCGAAGAGAAAAATCTCTTCGCTTTTATTTTGATCTAAATCTTCTTATCTAAACCTTGAAGGGTTGAGTACATTATCTATTCCTCATTCAACATTCCCAATTCTCCGAAATATTTTTTAAACTTGTGGATTTTCGGACCAACCACTGCGCTGCAATAAGGTTGTGTAGGGTTTTCATTGTAATATCCCTGATGGTATTGTTCTGCCGGCCAGAATTTGTCGAATTTTGTTAATTCTGTCACATAAGTTCCTTGCCATCTTCCGGACTGTTTAGATTTTTCAATCGCTTCTTCTGCCTTAGCTTTTTCAGCATCATCTTTATAATAAATTACCGAATGATACTGCGTTCCGATATCATTTCCCTGTCTGTTCAATTGGGTAGGATCGTGAAGGAAAAAGAAAACATCCATCAATTGTTCATAAGAAATGACTGACGGGTCGTAAGTGATTTGTACCACTTCTGCGTGTCCGGTTTCCCCTGTGCATACTTCTTCATAGGTCGGATTATCTTTATGACCTCCCGAATATCCTGAAATTGCAGATTGTACACCTTTCAACATATTGAAACAGCTTTCCACACACCAAAAACATCCACCACCAAAGGTGATTTGTTCTAAATTATTGTTATCCATTGAAGTTGATTATTGTATTAAATATTTTTCTCCATTAATAAAATACATTGGAGAAAAACTAATCAAAAATAGGAAAAAGTTTTTCAAATAATATTCTATAAAGCCTTTTAAACGCAAATTGTAATGATAGATGATACAAATTATTTTAAAATCAAACTTCAACGATGTTTTGTCATTCTGGAAGAATTTAAACCTTGTTATTAGAGATGCTTCGACTGCTTTGCGCTCAGCATGACATCGCTAAAAATAAGCTGTTTAATAAGGTGGCTAGTATTAGATATGTCATGCTGAGCGCGAAGCAGTCGAAGCATCTCAACAAACCTGGATTTTCATATTTTCATAATCCTCGGGATAGTTTTAAAGCAAAGTTTTAATTTAAATACAATATATTCAAGTGAGCAAAGAAGAATCAACAAGTTGATTTCATGAAATTAATGTTCCAGCTTCGCCCAGCAAATTTATTTGCCTTTGCTTTCTAAAATCAAAACTTTAAATAATTAAATCTTTGCGTTAAAATTTAAACACAAATTACACGAATAGCTTTCACAAATAATCACAAGAAAATATAATGTAAACATCTGTGCAAATCTGTGAAATATGTGGGAAATAAAACAAAAAAAGCACCCCAAAGGATGCTCAATATGATTTAAAAATTAATTTCAATTATTTTTCCCAAACCAAAGCACTTGCTCCCAAAATAGCAGCATCCGCCTCGTCCAGTTCACTGAAAACCAATTTTACTTTATTTCTGAAAATAGGAAGAAGGTTTCTTTCCATGTGAAGTTTTGTTGGTTTTAAAATAAATTCTCCGGCCTTTATTACTCCACCAAACAAAAGAATCGCTTCCGGTGAGGAGAACATGACAAAATTCGCCAATGCTTCACCTAATTTCTGACCCGTATATCTGAAAACTTCAATGGCAATCGGATCTCCCTTCAAGGCACATTCGTGAACGGTTTTAGAATTAATTTCCTCTTCAGGATATTGATTAAGCATAGATTCCGGGAATTCGGCTCTCATTTTCTTTGCGGTGATCGCGATTCCTGTTGCAGAAGCATAGGCTTCCAGGCTTCCTTCCGATCCGGTACTCCAGTGTTTTCTTCCTCCGGGTTTTACGATCGTGTGGCCTAGTTCTCCGGCAAATCCGTCATGTCCGTAGATCAATTTACCACCTGCTACAATACCGCTTCCTACGCCCGTTCCTAAAGTGATCATAATGAAATCCTTCATTCCCCTTGCCGCTCCGAAAAGCATTTCCCCAATCGCCGCCGCATTGGCATCATTGGTTACTGTGCAAGGCAGATTGAATTTAGCTTTCATCAAATCTCCAAATTCTATCACTCCTTTCCAGGGAAGGTTGGGAGCCTGCTCGATCGTTCCTTTATAATAGTTTCCGTTGGGAGCGCCAACTCCTATTCCGTCGAAGTTTTTTTCTTTACCGTATTTTTCGATCAAAGGATGAACGGTTTCGTATAATGCATCGATAAAATCTTCAACTTTTTCGTAAGCATCGGTTCGAATGCTGCCCTTCTCAAGAACTTCACCACGGTGGTTTACAACTCCAAATTTAGTATTCGTTCCGCCTATGTCGATTCCTAGGGCAACGTTTTTTGATAAATCGATTAATGACATTTCTATTCTAAAATTCTAAAAGGTTAAAATTATAAAAAAGATTGTATTAATGGATTATTAACTAGATAATTATTAAAATTTTTTTTCAGGCGATTTTTACCGTTTTCTTTTTTCTTCTTCCCCACCAGATCACGAAGCCAGTCACTGGTAATGAGGCACATATAAGACTTACAATAAAGGCGATGATTTTTGTTGGAAGTCCCAAAATAGATCCAACATGGATGTCATAATTGGCACCAACCGTTTTTTCACCAAAATTTTTGTCTTTCATATCGTGAGTATGAAGCAATTCACCTGAGTTTTCATCAAAAATAAGGCTGCTGCTTTTGTGATAAGAATATGATAAGTGTTTTACGTACACTTCAAAATTCGGGTGCTCATGATCGTCCATATGTTCGTGACCAAGGTCGATGGAGAAGCCGAAAGAATCCGGGTATTTTGCCTTCACGGTATTGCTTATTTTGTCTAAAGTTCCTTCCGTTCTCAGCTCGACCGGAGCTTTTGTTTTAATGGATGAAAAGTCCGGATACTGTGTACTTCCGCCCGAAAAAATGAAATAGAAGGCTGCCTGAACCGCAAAAAACGCATAAAATAATCCCGTTAATGAAAAGATTAATGCAAAAATAGAAGCATAGAAACCTAAGATATTGTGAAGGTCATAGTTCTTTCTTTTCCAGCTTTTTACATTCTGCCATTTGAAAGAGAGACGCTGTTTTCTGGCTGCTTTGTTTTTAGGCCACCAAAGAATAATCCCGGAAATCAGCATGATTACGAAGATAATCACGGGGATTCCGACTACGTAGGTTCCCCATTCCTGTTTCAAAAGGAAGCTCCAGTGGATCATTTTTACAATCTGGAAGAATCCGTTTTTCTCGTCGTATGTTTTTAAAACCTTTCCGTTATATGGATTGACGTAAGCTACTTTGTATATTGGAAATTCATCAAAATAATTCCAGCCTTTAGGGTCATGTTCGTACCAGTAAAAAAGATAAGACATTTTTTTATCGATGGGAATATTCACCCAATGAACAGGATATTTTTCCTTGACCTGCTCTACCACCGCTTTCTCCAAAACACGAATCGGAAGAACCTGTTTTTGCCCGATATTTTGTTCGTTGTGATAGATAACGTCTTTTCTTGTTACGTTTTCAATTTCATCTTTGAAAACATATAAAGCTCCGGTAATGGAGATAATGAAGATTAAAAATCCGATACCAAGACCCAGCCACAAATGCAGCTTTCCGATCCATTTCTTAAATGTGCTTGGTTTTTTCTTATGGTGATGTTTTTTCTTCATTTTCTTCCTTAAGTTCGGCAAAGGTAATGTTTTTTAATTTTTATTTAGAATATTTATAATTAACGAACGGTGAATTCGAAATATTATTCTGATTTTATTTCCTGAGAGTTGTGACCCTTGTCAAAGGTTTTAAACCTTGACAAGGGTTTGGAGAAATCCCTAGCCCCGATTGGAACGACATCCTTTTTGGTTGCGGGCGGAGCCCGTAACCAAAAAGATACAGCACTTCGGCAAGCTCAGCATAAACTCCAAGCGGGAAATAGCTTCTAATAATTAAAATTTATATTCAACCATGAAAGTTCCTCTCATTCCCAGGGAATTATTGAAATCGCTGTCTCTCGCAGCCCACCAGGCAATGGCCGGCTGATACATTGTATTGAAAAGATTTTCGATTCCTAAAGAAACTTTCCAGTTTTTGTTGACTTCATAGCTGGATTTAAAGTTGAAAACCGTGTATTCCGGAACTTCTCCTTCACCGTAAACATACAAACCGGTTTTTGTATTCGGATCGAACCGATCTTGTTTAAAGGCGTGGAGCATATCTAAACCAACTGACAATTTCTGAGTCGGTCTTGCCTGAATATATGCCAAAACTTTCGGCGCAGAAATTCTGCTGTTGTTGATCTTTGTTGAATAATCACCGTCGTCTTTTGGAGAGGTAATTCCTTCCATCCAGCTGTAGCTTCCTCCGAAATTAATCCATCTGGTCGGAGTGAAATGTACAAAACCTTCAACTCCATACACCACCTCAGGTGCTCTCTGGATCGTCAAAGCTCTGTCCGGACTTTGGATGAACGTTGCTCCTAATTTTGAAGTACTTACATAAGAAGTGATTTCATAATTGATCCATTTTGTGATCTGCCCTGTTGCTCCCAATTCATAATTATTAACGATAATGGGCTTGGTTTCCAGATTGTTGATGGTGTCAGACGTTGAGGTTCTCAGAATTCTCCCTAATTCATTGATGGAATAAGCCTGTGAAAAACTTCCGAAAAGGTTGATCATAGGGTTGATATTGTATCGAAGCCCAAGATTGGCAACTAGAGCATTATATTCCAGATCGCCGCCGGTTACAAAAATACTTTTCGTAAAAGTTCCGTCATTTTTAATAGTGGAAAGGGTGTTGAAATCTCCCACTTTCACTTTCATATTTTCGTATCTAAGTCCTCCTTTGATGGTTAATTTTTTTAATAAATC is a genomic window of Chryseobacterium wanjuense containing:
- a CDS encoding SusC/RagA family TonB-linked outer membrane protein; protein product: MYHKINFFKFKKLIPIALIFLVANQVHAEGLTTSHPVFSQVNETITGVVQDQEGASVEGAKITVVETGETATSDALGNFSISASMGQTLSISYDGYATQLVKISSTSISVKLKAKKDATSIEEVTLVGYGSQKKSDLTGAVSQLKAENFKEGMNISVDNLMQGKIAGVRIVQSSGEPGAGVNVSIRGIGSIRSGSTPLFVVDGVPLSNDAVSAQSPNVGLGNTSAKNPLNFLNTSDIESITVLKDASAAAIYGARGSNGVVLVTTKRGKKGEPMFTYDTYLGFSSVIKKLDLLTADEYRSAGINKAYDHGGNTDWQDEIYRSAVSSNHSVSFSKSTDTGNYFASISHMDQDGIVLNSGFKRTTARLNAEESFFDNKRLKVKLNLTASDIKETGIPNGGNAGSDGQVIIHALMANPTRSVYDENGNYTNFNMNAHYNPLYLLSVYNDKTNTFRVLGNTEATLRILPGLNYKFNLGIDKTMSERNTTMYPNVTDRTPKGMYVQANLDSYNVLLEHYLTYDFNLNRHNFNVLGGFSYQKFKSTGTYFGLKDIAAQGAVAPELNPGYSGTAFVPGAGYAQENELQSYFGRVNYNFDKKYLLTASLRADGSTRFGKNNKYGYFPSVAVGWTISNENFLKDSQFVNELKLRGSWGQTGNQEVPNKITQASSSLTQAAGYYLYDNLNLINGVSINRTVNPDLKWEVVEQTNIGADFSLFKNKLYGSLEYYHKTTKDPILNIPSTPLSPTSTVWRNVDAKIINKGFEFSLGSEIIKNENFTWNFDVNGATVNNVVKDLPVSAIYSGEVSGPGLSGVTANIYRNGYEAGSFYMYNYLGVDANGKYIYEDLNGDGKIDQNDRKIFEGAIPNFTFGINSYMKYKKFDFSFSFIGQTGGYLVNNTALDLNINNLASDRNVLKNFYDSGASFTNQPQLSSLYLEKSDFLRLNNVRLGYTFDINQLKFLRSINLYVSAQNLFTITSYTGYDPLVDTNKQVGGNQSLGIDYTTYPSAKTFILGATVKF
- a CDS encoding ROK family protein; amino-acid sequence: MSLIDLSKNVALGIDIGGTNTKFGVVNHRGEVLEKGSIRTDAYEKVEDFIDALYETVHPLIEKYGKEKNFDGIGVGAPNGNYYKGTIEQAPNLPWKGVIEFGDLMKAKFNLPCTVTNDANAAAIGEMLFGAARGMKDFIMITLGTGVGSGIVAGGKLIYGHDGFAGELGHTIVKPGGRKHWSTGSEGSLEAYASATGIAITAKKMRAEFPESMLNQYPEEEINSKTVHECALKGDPIAIEVFRYTGQKLGEALANFVMFSSPEAILLFGGVIKAGEFILKPTKLHMERNLLPIFRNKVKLVFSELDEADAAILGASALVWEK
- a CDS encoding PepSY-associated TM helix domain-containing protein yields the protein MKKKHHHKKKPSTFKKWIGKLHLWLGLGIGFLIFIISITGALYVFKDEIENVTRKDVIYHNEQNIGQKQVLPIRVLEKAVVEQVKEKYPVHWVNIPIDKKMSYLFYWYEHDPKGWNYFDEFPIYKVAYVNPYNGKVLKTYDEKNGFFQIVKMIHWSFLLKQEWGTYVVGIPVIIFVIMLISGIILWWPKNKAARKQRLSFKWQNVKSWKRKNYDLHNILGFYASIFALIFSLTGLFYAFFAVQAAFYFIFSGGSTQYPDFSSIKTKAPVELRTEGTLDKISNTVKAKYPDSFGFSIDLGHEHMDDHEHPNFEVYVKHLSYSYHKSSSLIFDENSGELLHTHDMKDKNFGEKTVGANYDIHVGSILGLPTKIIAFIVSLICASLPVTGFVIWWGRRKKKTVKIA
- a CDS encoding RagB/SusD family nutrient uptake outer membrane protein — its product is MKSKFLIINKIVLSFAVLALVGCTNLDEKVIDEVLGSETGDPEGALAAAYSQLGEGTFVDHGSVFALQEYSTDEAILPTRGSDWGDGGKWRAMHEFTWDSNSDVVKTTWNQLNFGITRSLNAIASIEKSNINNKALFLAEAKGLLAYYTYTTIDLFGQAPYRDPSNINAPIQIRKAETTIDDLIKEVEGLIPNLADIKTQNTHAGRFTKQAAYAFLADMYLNRAVLKNKTASDFNFLEQAVNGGGTDMDKVIEYSNLLINNPNFNLESNYFHNFDINNDTSKEMIFTIVQKKIASSDKGSDNDLAYMSMERIQKPSPDNRGTNANCVTPEFYYSWNGNHDDPRFQRTYQYEDGTWFRNDGTDVSVPSTSKVEGTGKPWFHFNRGLQVGQQYGPKILANGNFDMTADGRIKVYKLFTEKNTTLAADFTPELNFDNPSEAVFTQAQINRGVRNFKFEFDPGYGNNGTSGMDVPLYRLGTIYMMRAEAYFRSGNVSAALTDVNKLRTSRTNDALKGNAPGVALASLDANALFRESGFELYWEMYRRKAMIRFKKFDLPGTAKPASQPYRRIFPIPQATLDASKDFSQNPGY
- the msrA gene encoding peptide-methionine (S)-S-oxide reductase MsrA; translated protein: MDNNNLEQITFGGGCFWCVESCFNMLKGVQSAISGYSGGHKDNPTYEEVCTGETGHAEVVQITYDPSVISYEQLMDVFFFLHDPTQLNRQGNDIGTQYHSVIYYKDDAEKAKAEEAIEKSKQSGRWQGTYVTELTKFDKFWPAEQYHQGYYNENPTQPYCSAVVGPKIHKFKKYFGELGMLNEE